The window GTGTCTCGAATGTTTCCATTCTCAGTAAAGCAACTGTACCTTCCAGTCCAGATGGCCCGAGTAAAAAAATTTTGCTTTTTGTCTCCATTGTTATAGGTGGAATTGCAGGCATAGGTTCAGCATTTGCCACTTATTATCTTGATCATACGGTTAAAAGAGCAAGTGACCTAGAAGGTCTTTTGCATCAGCCGGTTTTATCTGAATTGGGTAATATCAAGGTGCGGAGGTAACCTTTGAAAAAAAAAAGGAATACGCCTCGTCTTTGGGTGAAAGAAGCTGGAAAATATCAAAAAGCTGTCGAAAGCTTCAGAACACTGGAAAATACAATTTTCCGGTACAAAGAAAAAGAGAATGTACAGACAATCCTGATAACAGGTGTTGAAAGGAGAGTAGGAACCTCGACAGCTGCCTTTAACCTTGCGTTGATTTGTGCAAAAGACATGCCCCAACAAAAAATTCTCCTGATTGACACCGATATATCTTCACCAAGCCTACATAAATCTTTTGACTTTCCTCCTTCGCCGGGAGCTATAGATTTTTTTTATGGAGAAGCAATGCTATCCGAGGTTGTACAAGAATCTTTTCTGCCGAACCTGAAATTGATAGGCTTAGGGGGGAATAGTAAAGAGTCCATTTCGCCTTTTACTCGTCAATCCTTTCAGGATTTTCTGCAATTTGTGAAAAAACACTACGATTTTATTTTTATTGATTCAGCACCGTGGCTTAATTCATCGCATACACAACGCGTTTCTTTACAGACGGACGGTGTCATCGTAGTAGCTGAAGCTTATAGGACACATATAGAAACTGTTACCGAATTGTATCATAAGTTGCAGCTTAATAATATTTTTCTTCTCGGCAGTTTTTTGAATCGCAGGCGACATCCTGTTCCTCAATGGTTATATAATCGTATATGAGATAATGGGATTGAAACGAAGTGTTCTTTGTTGCTACCTCTCAAAGAAATAAATATGTTGCGGGCGTACTATTATCTTGCTGAATTAATGTTGCTACCACGCACCCCTCTTCCTTGTTATCATGATGCATTTTTTGAGAAGCCGAAATTCTTTTTTTGAATTTTGCCTTATTCTTTTTGTCGGAATTGCCGCTGCCTCTGCGGTAATCCGCGTCTCAGGTATGGAACCGAAATGGTTTAAAGTGCTTATTATCGGGGCACTCGGTTCAGCGTTTTTGAGTATCCTCCTTCCCCGTCATGAAAAAATATTTCTTCTCACTTTAGCTTTTTTGCTTCCGCTTACAATTTGTACTGATCTTTATAAAGAAAGCGTTCCTTATGAACGTTCAATCAACGCATTGAAAATTTCCGCTTTTGATTTGTTGTTTTTTCCTCTTCTGCTGGAATGGTTGTATAGAATTGTTACTGATTATAGAGTTCGTGTATCTTTATTCCCGCATATCACAATACCTTTTTTCTTATTGTTATGTTATGCATTGCCGGATTGTACCCGGTTGAGCATACTCTGATCATAAAAATCACTTCCATTTGGAAATTATTAAGATGTTGGTTAATTACAATATATGTGGCAAATAATCTTGATACACCGGGAAAAATTTATATCGTCATCGGAATGGTTTTACTTTCTGGTATGTTTCAAGGTGCAATCGGCACAGGACAATATGTCAAAGGAGCCCCGTTGGGCCTAACATTTCTTGGTGAAAAAACATCATTCTGGGGGGCTCAGGAGGGCGTAAACAGAATAGGCGGCACAATCGGTCATCCCAATAAATTTGCTCTTTTTCTTGGGGTATTGCTGCAGGTGAATATATCTTCTTTTTTTGCCCGATTTCCTAAAAATTCCAAATGGTATCTCCGCCTGACCTATCTTCTGCCATTTGCCCCTATGTTATTTGCATTACTAGTCAGTTTTTCAAGAAGTGGTTGGGCCTCCTTTTTGATAGGAGGTGTAATTAACTGCTCTTGGTGTATGGGGAAACGCACAGGAAAAAAAATACTTTCCTTTCTGTTGGTTTCAGGTTTTTTTGTATGTTTTGCGATTTTGATATTCCTTACTGTAGAATCAGTAAGAAATAGATTGCTTATGGATGACAAAGGAGCTGCTGAAGTCCGGCATCCCCTGGCCCAGGTAGCTTGGAATATCATCGAAGATAAACCATGGTTGGGGATAGGGTTAAATAACTATTGCTCAGGTTATCCAGAATATGACGACACAGAGTTTGCTGTTAGTATTGTTTTTCCGTTAATGGTTCATAATGAATTTTTATTGATCGCCGCTGAAACAGGTATTCCGGCCTTTCTTTGCTTTATTTATATCCTTTGCTGGTTGTTTTTTACCTTATGGCGTATTTCTCGTATTGAATATAGTCCGGTCATACCGTATCTTGCCATTGGTTTTTTTAGCGGATTTACCGGTTGGTGTATTCATAACCAAAAAGAATTTGCATATGTTCTTTTTTCAACTCGTACTTGGTTCTATATAGGCATTATATTGTCCATGAAATTTTTTCTCGAAAAAGAGATAAAAGAGCGATTCGTGGTTGCTCGGCAGCATCTGCCTGTTGAATCGTGCCTCATTTCCTTTCAAGTAACGAGGTGAGTTCTTTCCTGGTGATCAAGCCGGTTATCAGCATAAAAGGAAAGAAAGACACTCCAGCTCCTATAAGTTGAAACCACACACCGGCAGCTTGTGTTACGTACAAAAATATGACTAAAAGAAGAGGAAATATTAAAATCCTAATAATTTGATCCAGCTTAAAAAGCAGTTTTATGTGCTCTTTTACTGCAACTGTATATATGCCAGCCATGATCATTTCAGTAGCAAGTGTGGCCCAAGCTGCCCCTAAAAGAGAATATTTAGGGATCAGAAGTAAATTGAGCACGATATTAAATATCACGCCTCCTCCTGCGATAATTGCGCTGAGAGACTGACGGTCTGAGGCACGGACAACAGTATTACAGATACTCCCTGGCATAATACATGCTACACCAAAAATTAACACCGGCAGGACATCCGCTGCTGCTGCGTATTCTTCTCCGTAGATAATTGATATCAGATCGTCAGCCAGAAACGCCGCTGTTATTGAAATAAATAATCCTGTTGCTAAAATTTTTTTAAATGATTCTGATATCAATTTTTGTAATTTTTGGTTCTCCTTTTTGTAATATAGACGAGAAATTGCCGGGAAGAGTGCTGTTGTGACTGACATACTGATAAAAAGCGGAGCATCTATCAGTCTATAGGCTGCGTTATATTGCCCGACAACTTTGTAACCGTCAAATACTTGTAACATGACACTGTCTACATGATAATAAATTGTAACAAAGATATTCATCAGAGAGAACGGAATGCTTTTTTTCAATAAGTCCCAAAGGGAGAATCGATTGAAATTATTAAATTCCGGCATCCCGTATTTTTTTATACACCAGAACACATTGAAACTTAAACGGAGAAAGGCACCGATAACAAAAGCAAGGCAAAATAGAAGGATATCCTTCGAGTAATATAAGAAAGTAAAACCGACCAGGCACATGGTCAAATTACTTACAGAAATAATTACGGCGGAATATTCCATCTTTTGATGGGCACCGAATACAGAGCCAAAAGGCAAGGCAAGGTTATCGAACACTGCCACTGCTGCCAGAAGAAATAGGACCTTCATGCTGAGAGCATCGCCGTTCATTATATAACCGGTGCCTATGATGAGAAGATAACCGGATATAATAAGAAAGATTTTTATGGTTAAACTTGCTCCTAAATATTGAGGAGCCTTTTGGAGGTCTCGACTTACCTGTTGAACGCTGTACCGTGAAACGCCCATATCCATTGATATTTCCAGTATCCTGACGAGGACATAGGCAAAAGAGAATATTCCGAAATACTTTGGACCTAGAGAGCGGGCTGCATATATGAAAAAGAAGAATTGAAGTATCCTGCTAAAAAGTCGTGCCGCTGTCAGCACAACAGTATTTTTAAATATAACTTTGTATGGATTAGGGCTTGCCATAATTTCTGATTAATTTTCAATATCAAAAAGATATACACTGGTTCCCGTATATTTTTTTGTGTCAATGAGTTCGGGCTTGGTTCTAAGTTCGGCCACCTTGGTGAAGTCACCTACTTCGTATGGATAAATCTCTATTTTTTACAACCTTTTTACTGTGCCAGATGTCAGTCGTAAATCAATTGGCCGAAGTTAAAACCAAGCCCATGAGTTCTGCTCCATCCGTGAACAGAAGGCTGATCATCCAAAATACATTCAGCATTTTTTGAAAAAAATCTACCTTAAATGCCTGTCCTAAAAGATGAGTCCATTATACTCGGAACCCGGCAAAAGCCCCGCGATGAGCAGGCAAGGCTTACGTGATTATTTGACTGTCGAAGCTGTTTTGCCTTAAGTTGGTAGCCATATTGCAATCAAAATTGCTGACGCCCAGTCACGGTTTTCATTGCGAAGCTCCGGGGATGGTGGTACCCCGCTAATTCCGACGTTTTTTTTTAAACTCAACGACTTTTAGCGGGTGATTCTTTAGCTCTTTTACGGAAAGAGCCAATCTGTAAATGCCAGACCCCGTCCCCTACTTGGTGGCTGAGTCGGTAGATTAAGTCCGTAAAAGTGGTTGGCAATCCATATAATGTGTCTTTCACATTCATAATTATTAATACTCGGTATCTGGCCTTGCCTGTTAATCCACAATATAGCTCTTTTGAGCGCCTCATTGCTCCATGAAAATGCTGGCTCTCCATGTCGTTCTAGGAGGATAGCGGCCAAATACAATCCTGAAAGAGTTTCATAGGCATAACTGATCCCCTTAGCATCCCAATCTGGATAAGCACCTTTAGAGCGTCCAATATCTTCAACAACAATACCATCCATTTCAGAACCACATGCACTCGAATTAATTGGATGCCAACCTCCTGTTTCTGTTTTGAAATTACATGCCCAGGAGGAGTCAAAACCGTTGGTGGGTATGAAGCCTGGGGTGCCGACAGGCGGAGAGGTAGGGTATGAAGCTGTATCACCAAGAAACCCTTTCATGACAGTAATTGCCTTCTCAAGCTGTGCTGTATCATTAAGATACAAGCAAGCCGCTATACGTGAAGCTGTACTGTGAGCGGCCCAGTTGGCTGCGGAGTCTTCCTGTGTTCCGACAATCGTCGTCCACCTCGGACTTTCTCCGATCTCTTTAGTCATCAAGCTGGAGAGCCATTCTTCAAATGTCGTTTTTGTCCAATCTGTACCGGTAGAACTACCAAGTTTTGTACGTGTCCCTGTAAGGGTCCGATCAAAACCAATAAGATCAGCCGCCATAATCCAAGCGGGCAACTGACGTGCTGTCGCAAGCATTGCGTCATATGCAGGTACACCATCTGTACTCGGTTCCTCCTCGGAACCTATAATGTGCCGTAGTGCATTTTTTACAGCCTGTTTGTAGGGCTCCTTGTCTCCACTATAGGAGCTGGCATACACAAGTGCCGCTCCAAGGTATTTTGCAGGAAGTCTATTCCTATCATTAAAATTCGGAAGCCACGGAGAATATTCTGATGATGCGTCAAGCACAAATCCTACTGCTTTATCAGCTTGATCTTTAAGGTAGTCCCATTCGGGCCCATTAGTTGGAAGATTTTCCAGATCATTTTTTTTAATTAACATATAATTATCGCTAATAGGTGTGGGATCTGGAATCTGAGATATTTCGGAATCATCATTGATGATCAATGCCTCGCCAATACTATTCGCAATAATCGCATTAACAGGCTGCTCAAGGGTTACTATGAATATTTCGTCCTCTTCCACATTAACATCACCTTTTACGGAGATTGCTATTTGCTGTTGCAAGCTCTCGCCATTTTTAAAGGTTATGCTTCCGTTGCTTGGCGTGTAGTCCTCACCGGCTGTGGCTTGAGCTTCACTCGTTCCTGTTGCATCAGATGTTGACCATTTCACGGTGACGTCCCTGTTTTTACGAGGTTCCACTGAACAGGTAACCGGAAGAACAAGAGTGCTAGTTATCCCCTCTCCACCTTCTGTAACGGAACTCGTACTAATAGAGATTTGAGCTGGTTCGTTATTTCTACTATATATATTAGATAGTTGGTTTGTTGTTGCGGCTGTTTGAGATACCTTTTGCTTGTTCTCTTTATCTTTTTTACATCCCGCTGATGTTAGAATCAGCATCATTAACAATAAGATGCAAGATCGTTTCATAACTACCTCTCTTTGTTTCTATTACTTTTTTCTGATACGCACATATAGCTTTGTTAAGTTGAGCGCTTCTTTTATGCTAGTATAATGCGGTGTAAAGGAGGTAGAAAATAATATCTGTACAGTTGTTAAAATACTCTATGAGTATCTAGCTGGAATTACAGCCGTGCTGACAAGTTGATACAGTTCACAGGCAGTATGTTCTGGATGATATTATTCTCTTCCGCCTCCTTAATGGGTGTCGATTTTTCAGATTTTTCTCAATACGACCTACGCACTGCGTGGTCGCATTGTAGTTTACTTGCCCTTGCACCCTACGACTTCTCGCACTGTTTTGAATAGAATTTCAAAATCATCCATTAATTTCCAGTTGTCAATATAGTTAAGATCTAATTCCATCCATTTATCAAAATCTGCTTCATTTCTTCCCTCAGTCTGCCATCGGCCTGTGATACCCGGCTTAGCGCTGAATCGTCTTCTGTGGCTATTACTAAAAAAACGCTCAAAATCTCTAATCGGCAAGGGTCTTGGGCCTACAAGACTCATAGTACCGAAAAGAACGTTTATAAGTTGTGGCAGCTCATCCAAGCTGGTTTTTCGAAGGAATTTTCCCAATCTCGTGACTCTGGGATCGTTTGTCAATTTGAACGCTGCTCCCTGCACTTCATTGAAACGTTCCAGTTCTGCAAGACGTTGTTCGGCATCTTTGACCATTGTCCGGAATTTAAACATCTTGAACCTTCTCTTATTTAGCCCGACACG is drawn from Candidatus Electrothrix aestuarii and contains these coding sequences:
- a CDS encoding Calx-beta domain-containing protein translates to MKRSCILLLMMLILTSAGCKKDKENKQKVSQTAATTNQLSNIYSRNNEPAQISISTSSVTEGGEGITSTLVLPVTCSVEPRKNRDVTVKWSTSDATGTSEAQATAGEDYTPSNGSITFKNGESLQQQIAISVKGDVNVEEDEIFIVTLEQPVNAIIANSIGEALIINDDSEISQIPDPTPISDNYMLIKKNDLENLPTNGPEWDYLKDQADKAVGFVLDASSEYSPWLPNFNDRNRLPAKYLGAALVYASSYSGDKEPYKQAVKNALRHIIGSEEEPSTDGVPAYDAMLATARQLPAWIMAADLIGFDRTLTGTRTKLGSSTGTDWTKTTFEEWLSSLMTKEIGESPRWTTIVGTQEDSAANWAAHSTASRIAACLYLNDTAQLEKAITVMKGFLGDTASYPTSPPVGTPGFIPTNGFDSSWACNFKTETGGWHPINSSACGSEMDGIVVEDIGRSKGAYPDWDAKGISYAYETLSGLYLAAILLERHGEPAFSWSNEALKRAILWINRQGQIPSINNYECERHIIWIANHFYGLNLPTQPPSRGRGLAFTDWLFP
- a CDS encoding CpsD/CapB family tyrosine-protein kinase codes for the protein MKKKRNTPRLWVKEAGKYQKAVESFRTLENTIFRYKEKENVQTILITGVERRVGTSTAAFNLALICAKDMPQQKILLIDTDISSPSLHKSFDFPPSPGAIDFFYGEAMLSEVVQESFLPNLKLIGLGGNSKESISPFTRQSFQDFLQFVKKHYDFIFIDSAPWLNSSHTQRVSLQTDGVIVVAEAYRTHIETVTELYHKLQLNNIFLLGSFLNRRRHPVPQWLYNRI
- a CDS encoding flippase, whose amino-acid sequence is MASPNPYKVIFKNTVVLTAARLFSRILQFFFFIYAARSLGPKYFGIFSFAYVLVRILEISMDMGVSRYSVQQVSRDLQKAPQYLGASLTIKIFLIISGYLLIIGTGYIMNGDALSMKVLFLLAAVAVFDNLALPFGSVFGAHQKMEYSAVIISVSNLTMCLVGFTFLYYSKDILLFCLAFVIGAFLRLSFNVFWCIKKYGMPEFNNFNRFSLWDLLKKSIPFSLMNIFVTIYYHVDSVMLQVFDGYKVVGQYNAAYRLIDAPLFISMSVTTALFPAISRLYYKKENQKLQKLISESFKKILATGLFISITAAFLADDLISIIYGEEYAAAADVLPVLIFGVACIMPGSICNTVVRASDRQSLSAIIAGGGVIFNIVLNLLLIPKYSLLGAAWATLATEMIMAGIYTVAVKEHIKLLFKLDQIIRILIFPLLLVIFLYVTQAAGVWFQLIGAGVSFFPFMLITGLITRKELTSLLERK
- a CDS encoding O-antigen ligase family protein — encoded protein: MANNLDTPGKIYIVIGMVLLSGMFQGAIGTGQYVKGAPLGLTFLGEKTSFWGAQEGVNRIGGTIGHPNKFALFLGVLLQVNISSFFARFPKNSKWYLRLTYLLPFAPMLFALLVSFSRSGWASFLIGGVINCSWCMGKRTGKKILSFLLVSGFFVCFAILIFLTVESVRNRLLMDDKGAAEVRHPLAQVAWNIIEDKPWLGIGLNNYCSGYPEYDDTEFAVSIVFPLMVHNEFLLIAAETGIPAFLCFIYILCWLFFTLWRISRIEYSPVIPYLAIGFFSGFTGWCIHNQKEFAYVLFSTRTWFYIGIILSMKFFLEKEIKERFVVARQHLPVESCLISFQVTR